The genomic segment AATATATTATCAGAGCCTACTACATAATGGCGAGGAGACAAAGTATCCTGCGAAAGTTCCGGACGTGAATAGTATGTAAAATTTCCCAATCTTGACCCACATATCAATTCCTGCATATCATTTTTTCTAAGTGTCACCATCGCAATATTCATCATCCCCCAACGGGTTTCTTTTCGGCTATGGGTAACCATTTGTTTGACAGAAGGGGTTCCGGACAATAATCTAGGATAGCGTATATTACACAAATAGGTATAATGAAGTGGGGTCGTAGAAACACCCGCTTCATCATAAGGTCTCCACTCTTTACTCGAAGGATTTTGGTTGGCATATTTTGCCGGGATACTATGCCCCACCAGCTCTAAGAATAAATCTACACTCTGATCTTTATTTATACGTGCAGCTATACTTTGAGGAAGAGAAGCCAATTCAGGCAACTCAATACCTCCGATTCTATCAAACGACTGTTTCTTAAGATTAAATACTGTATGGATTACAGAATCTTTTTTCAACCACAAAGCATGGACATTATGGTCATCAGTTTGAAATATTGTGCCTTTCAACTTGAAAGGAGAAGCTATTTTATGAGGCTTATCAAATATAGGAACACCATTTTCTGTATTCCTCAACCATTTATAAAGATAAAGTTCAGTTGTTTTCCCTGTTCCGGCAATAAAAAGATCAGGACAATCACCATTATAAACAAATGCACTGCCCAATACCATATGACGCAAATGAGGAAGAGAAAGAGGGCCTATCCCGTCAGGAGCCATTGACTTTAATGGTATCAGATCTTGATCATTTTGCGCAATCCCTAGAAATGAAAAAGATAAAAAGAAAATTATGGATAAAAAGAATGTTTTCATAGGTATTTATTTTTTTGTTTTTAAACACTTTCTAAATGATTTAAAACGATGAAATGTCAAATAGTTGGCATCATGTTGCCGCTTAGGCAAACCATTCTTATCATCAAACGCTGTACGAGAAACAGCAATAATATCATTTCCTTCAATAAGCCAGTCAATATACTGGAAACCATGAAAATGAGGATCGTCGTGACTGATAAGTGTATCTCGTACCTGCCAATCCCGCAAATCGGATGAGGAGACCAATACTAACCTGTTACGTAACAAGCCACAGTGTTCCTTTCCCAAATCTTGCTTAAACACATGGTTGGTAATGGCCCAATAGAGATTGGAAACAGAATCAAATCTTATTACGAATTTCTTAGAAGCTCCCGGTAAATCAATAATATCCATCTGAGGATCAAAATAGGCTTGCTTACCATCATCGCTAATCCTGACCATGGCCGCTTTTCCATCAAAATTGCGTTCTTCAATCCTTAATATATCTACCACGTTTCCTTCACGAGTAACAACAGCATTTCCTTCAAGCCAACCATTGAACGTCCGATCAGTACCAAGCCAAGTAGAATCGTAAGGCAATGCTTCTGAACGTGTCCAGGCTGCAGAATCTAAAAGGTTGGCATTGATTGGAGCTGACATCATAAATGCCCTAAAATACCGTTTGCCTTTAGGAAGGTTATCTTCCATCGCACGCCAGATTCTACCTTTTGCATAAGCTACCGGTACAGAAGCAGAATGATAACTTTTAGACTCTCCACTTAACAATCCATGCTTCGAGTCAATGGGGGTAGTCCAATTACGACCTCCGTCGTCCGAACGTAGAATAACCATATGATTAAAACCTCCTTTAGTACCCATCAGGTATAAAACAGAGTCATGAACAAAAAGAGAATAGAAACCTACTTCAGGGATTTCTGAAAGTACTTCCCATGTTTTACCTTTATTTGTGGAACGATAAAGACGCACAAATCCTGTCTTACCACTGAAACGCGCTCTGCATCCTGCTATATAATCACCATTCGGTAAAACGGCCAGTGCCGGATCTGTTACAAAATTCCGATCCGAATTATCAGAATTATAAATAACCGTACCTGGTACTGTAGGCAAATCGACTCGTTCAATTTGTGGCGCAAACAACAACGAACTGTTTCCATTCATATCGGGCACAGTAACCCATCTGTTATCTAATTCGTAACTATAAAGATAAAACTTTTGATTTCCTGATAAAAAGAACTCATTCAATGATTTCCATTTCTTATTAATCACAGGAGTCGTAGCAGCCAAATAAACCGTAACAGGATATTCACTCTTTATTTTTATCGCAGATTGACAATGCCTAAATCGGCGAACAAACATTTTTCCCTGAAGATGTTGATTTATCCCCTCATCAAACTTAAATAATTTAGATTTCAAGAACAATTCCGTTTGAGGAGTTACCATAGAAATATCCGTCATATTTCCCTTCACAAACACTTTCTGTGCCGAAACGTATTGACCAGCGAATAGACAACACAAAGCAATAAATAGTATTTTTCTTCTCATTATTCCAAACTGTTTAAAATATTTCTATAACTTCATTATCAGTACGAAATGGCAATACTGGTAGTCCATTGGAACAAAAGAGGTTACCTACCGCATCATTAGAGAAGCTATATCGCACAGCAACAGGGTGTTTTACTGTAGTCGACGTAACTACTAGTGTATTAGTTTTCTTATCTATCTTACCTTTAGCGGGAACAAATTTCATATCTTCTCCTGCAATCTCCAGAGCAAACGGTTCTTTTCCTTTACAAACGATTCCAGCATCGGCATTATCAAACCATATCCGTATTCTGGAGTTCTCCCTCTCCATTTTTAGAAAAGAAGGATGTCGATAGGCAGCAGTTTTTTTATTATACTTCTCCCCAAGAGCCCAATGTGCCAAACGTTCGCCCACAGGACGTTTGTATTTGGGATGTATATCTCTAATATTGTCAACATAATCAGGTATAGCAACCATACCTACATTAGGCAGTTTAGACACTTCGTATTGTTGCTCTCTAACCTGTGCAGCAGCTCGGGAAGCAAATTTATAACGAGCATATGGGGCTATTTGTACATAATAAAAGGGGAGTTCATCATCTGAAAATCCCTGGCGCCAAGCTTTTATCATGGACGTGAACATACTCGCATAATAATTACCATTGGCAAGATTAGCTTCGCCCTGATACCAGATAATACCAGCAAGCCGTATAGGCATTAAAGGATGTATCATAGCGTTATAGGTAGTGGACGGAGAAATATCCCAACCAGTACTTGTACTAAGAGTTTGCAATGCTTTGGCAAATTCAGGATGCTCTTCCATAGTTTCATGAGGCATCCACGTTTCTATATTTGTTCCTCCCCAAGAAGAATTAATCAGTCCAATAGGACTATCTAATTCCTGGTTGAGCTTTTTCCCAAAGAAATAACCTACAGCAGAAAACAATTTTAATGTTTCCCGGGAACATACCATCCAGCGGCCACGACAATCATCTTGAGGAAATAGGGACGTTTGTTTCTCTACAGTAAAAAAACGTATCTCAGAGTTATTGGCATGTGGTAATTCATCTTTGACATCCTGAATACCTTTAGCGGAATTCCATTCCATATTAGACTGACCACTGCATAACCATACCTCACCAATAAGTACATCTTTAATAATCAAATCTCTATCCTTTATCTTTACTTCTATTTGATAGTTTTTTTTTGAGGTTGGGGGAGTTTGCAGTTCTACCTCAAAACGCGCTCTATTATCAGCTTTTACAATAATAGTATCTTGTCCCCATGAAGGGATGATACGTACTGTTGTACGAGGATTGGTCCAGCCCCAAAATTTCACTTTTGAATTTTGTTGTAATACCATATGGTCACTAAAAATAGAAGGTAATGACAAAGGAGGTATGGACTGCGCATATGCCTGGCTACAAAATAGCCAGGCAAATATGATAGTATATAAATAATTTCTCATCATTTGTATATCTTAATCCCACAATTCCAGTTTCATTTCAGTATTACGGTAAATTAGCGTATCAGCCATTACATAGCGTATTCCGCTGGCAGCGTCAGTATACTCATAATTTAAATAGAACTGCTTTTTCTCCCGATCATATTTAGAAGCACCAAGATCTTTGATGCCTGTGATTTGAGAGCTTCCCGGAATCAGATTGTCTGAAATAGATACACTATTGTCTTCATTAACATGCAAAATCATTGAATATTTAGAAGTTCCAGATAGAAATTCTGCAATACCATCTGTTGTCAAACTTGAAGCGTTGATAGTACCTAAGTTCCACACCAAATTCTTAATATACATATCCTCTTCATGATCTCCTACATACTTTAAGGTTTCAATCAAATTCCCTGAATTATCATACGCGCTCCGTTGTCCACGATGATAGTACACACCATGAAACTCACTAATATACTTAATGACTATTATAGTATAATCTTTAGCTTCAATACCAGCCTCAACATCCCCTTTTAAAATCTGATCAGTAGAACTTTCAGTAATTCGGATTGGTAAAGCATAGGTGTTTTCAACAGCTAACGGATCCGTCAGAAACTTTTCTTTATTCAAAGTCAATTTGATTGTTCCCAAAAATTTTCCTTTAGGAATAATAATTGTATGATTATCACTTAATGAATAATAGTCTTCCGGCAATAGCTTAAACTGATTATTTCCTACATAATCAACATTTTGCAGCATTTCCGGTTCTATTTGAAAAGTTACTCTCTCATCAATTTTATTTTCACGTTTTCCTCCTAATACTACGCCTATTTCAATAGACGGATCATCAGAAAAGACTGTCCGTATAGGTCTTTGATACGCAAAATAAGTAGTAGAATAGTCATAATCCTCAATAAAATCTTCATACTTCTGACAAGAAGTTAAAGACAAGATTACTGTTAATAAAAAAATCAATTTAGCTTTCATATTATCATTTGATTTTAGTCTTTAAAATATAAAAAGGAAAATAATCATTTT from the Bacteroides eggerthii genome contains:
- a CDS encoding sialidase family protein translates to MRRKILFIALCCLFAGQYVSAQKVFVKGNMTDISMVTPQTELFLKSKLFKFDEGINQHLQGKMFVRRFRHCQSAIKIKSEYPVTVYLAATTPVINKKWKSLNEFFLSGNQKFYLYSYELDNRWVTVPDMNGNSSLLFAPQIERVDLPTVPGTVIYNSDNSDRNFVTDPALAVLPNGDYIAGCRARFSGKTGFVRLYRSTNKGKTWEVLSEIPEVGFYSLFVHDSVLYLMGTKGGFNHMVILRSDDGGRNWTTPIDSKHGLLSGESKSYHSASVPVAYAKGRIWRAMEDNLPKGKRYFRAFMMSAPINANLLDSAAWTRSEALPYDSTWLGTDRTFNGWLEGNAVVTREGNVVDILRIEERNFDGKAAMVRISDDGKQAYFDPQMDIIDLPGASKKFVIRFDSVSNLYWAITNHVFKQDLGKEHCGLLRNRLVLVSSSDLRDWQVRDTLISHDDPHFHGFQYIDWLIEGNDIIAVSRTAFDDKNGLPKRQHDANYLTFHRFKSFRKCLKTKK
- a CDS encoding sialate O-acetylesterase is translated as MMRNYLYTIIFAWLFCSQAYAQSIPPLSLPSIFSDHMVLQQNSKVKFWGWTNPRTTVRIIPSWGQDTIIVKADNRARFEVELQTPPTSKKNYQIEVKIKDRDLIIKDVLIGEVWLCSGQSNMEWNSAKGIQDVKDELPHANNSEIRFFTVEKQTSLFPQDDCRGRWMVCSRETLKLFSAVGYFFGKKLNQELDSPIGLINSSWGGTNIETWMPHETMEEHPEFAKALQTLSTSTGWDISPSTTYNAMIHPLMPIRLAGIIWYQGEANLANGNYYASMFTSMIKAWRQGFSDDELPFYYVQIAPYARYKFASRAAAQVREQQYEVSKLPNVGMVAIPDYVDNIRDIHPKYKRPVGERLAHWALGEKYNKKTAAYRHPSFLKMERENSRIRIWFDNADAGIVCKGKEPFALEIAGEDMKFVPAKGKIDKKTNTLVVTSTTVKHPVAVRYSFSNDAVGNLFCSNGLPVLPFRTDNEVIEIF
- a CDS encoding BT_3987 domain-containing protein; translation: MKAKLIFLLTVILSLTSCQKYEDFIEDYDYSTTYFAYQRPIRTVFSDDPSIEIGVVLGGKRENKIDERVTFQIEPEMLQNVDYVGNNQFKLLPEDYYSLSDNHTIIIPKGKFLGTIKLTLNKEKFLTDPLAVENTYALPIRITESSTDQILKGDVEAGIEAKDYTIIVIKYISEFHGVYYHRGQRSAYDNSGNLIETLKYVGDHEEDMYIKNLVWNLGTINASSLTTDGIAEFLSGTSKYSMILHVNEDNSVSISDNLIPGSSQITGIKDLGASKYDREKKQFYLNYEYTDAASGIRYVMADTLIYRNTEMKLELWD